From Calothrix sp. PCC 6303, a single genomic window includes:
- a CDS encoding class I SAM-dependent methyltransferase translates to MGFYSQVILPRLLDWSLSDPTFGEYRQELLTDVKGEVLEIGFGTGLNLAFYPPQIQKITTIDINPGMNAFAKKRISESNITVKQLMLSSENLSILNNTFDSVVSTFTLCSIANVKQALQEIYRILKPGGRFFFLEHGLSDKHNIQVWQNRLTPIQKVIGDGCHLNRNIRELIEEQFDEVELQEFTPEKMSDIIAHLYKGIATKSAT, encoded by the coding sequence ATGGGATTTTATTCACAAGTAATTTTACCGCGTCTTCTGGATTGGAGTTTATCAGACCCAACTTTCGGAGAATATCGTCAGGAATTACTTACAGATGTCAAAGGAGAAGTTCTAGAAATTGGTTTTGGAACTGGATTAAATCTCGCATTCTATCCTCCACAAATTCAGAAAATCACCACTATAGATATAAATCCTGGGATGAATGCTTTTGCAAAAAAGCGTATTAGTGAATCAAATATAACAGTTAAGCAATTAATGCTATCAAGTGAAAATTTATCAATACTAAATAATACTTTTGATAGCGTTGTCAGCACTTTTACATTATGTAGTATTGCAAATGTAAAGCAAGCACTTCAAGAAATTTACCGCATCCTCAAGCCAGGTGGTAGGTTTTTCTTTTTAGAACATGGGTTAAGCGATAAACATAACATCCAGGTTTGGCAAAATAGACTAACACCAATTCAAAAAGTTATCGGAGATGGATGTCATCTCAATCGAAATATTCGGGAGTTGATAGAAGAGCAATTTGATGAGGTTGAACTTCAGGAATTTACACCTGAAAAAATGTCAGATATTATCGCTCATCTATATAAAGGAATCGCAACTAAGAGTGCAACATGA
- a CDS encoding cupredoxin domain-containing protein yields MLIKKVILGSFLSLGLLISGEEILAQNTHEMPHSKNSQTTEFQRIEQQLWVKAAVTAGGLGLIGLNLWWFLLSKAKSQKATSSNGIQEVTITVDGGYEPSRVVLNVGQRVRLNFLRNDPSSCLEKVVFPDFHIAQDLQLNQTTPIEFTPEKTGEYTFACGMNMFRGVVEVR; encoded by the coding sequence ATGTTAATTAAAAAGGTAATTCTTGGTAGTTTTCTCAGTTTGGGATTACTAATTAGTGGGGAAGAAATACTAGCACAAAATACTCATGAAATGCCACACAGTAAAAATTCACAGACAACTGAGTTTCAGCGTATCGAACAACAATTATGGGTAAAAGCTGCCGTGACAGCAGGAGGTTTGGGATTAATTGGATTGAATTTGTGGTGGTTTTTGTTAAGTAAAGCAAAGTCCCAAAAAGCAACATCATCTAATGGTATTCAAGAAGTTACAATTACAGTAGATGGTGGTTATGAACCTAGTCGAGTAGTGCTCAATGTAGGTCAAAGGGTTCGTCTCAACTTTCTACGTAATGATCCTAGCAGTTGTTTAGAAAAAGTCGTTTTCCCTGATTTTCATATTGCCCAAGACTTGCAACTTAATCAAACCACACCAATCGAGTTTACACCTGAAAAAACAGGTGAGTATACCTTTGCTTGTGGAATGAATATGTTTCGTGGTGTTGTGGAAGTGAGGTAG
- a CDS encoding HNH endonuclease, protein MLRILSHSSGFFYLYSRSRPSGFSSYSTWGNPKTVLLHHIIPIKHGGDTAADNLALSCLSCNRHKGSDFVTIDQVTKEIVPLFNPRLQVWDEHFCIENARIEGKTQIGQVTSRLLQFNIPNRVLERQVLISQSQYPDPKFSSM, encoded by the coding sequence ATGTTGCGAATATTGTCTCATTCATCAGGATTTTTCTATTTATACTCACGAAGTAGACCCTCCGGGTTCAGCAGTTACTCTACTTGGGGAAACCCCAAGACCGTACTGCTTCACCATATTATTCCTATAAAACATGGTGGTGATACTGCTGCGGATAATTTGGCACTTTCATGTTTATCTTGTAATCGCCATAAAGGTTCTGATTTTGTCACAATAGACCAAGTAACTAAAGAAATAGTCCCTTTATTTAATCCCCGTCTTCAGGTTTGGGATGAGCATTTTTGTATTGAAAATGCGCGAATAGAAGGGAAAACTCAAATTGGGCAAGTAACTTCAAGATTGCTTCAGTTTAATATTCCCAATCGAGTGCTTGAGCGGCAAGTTTTGATAAGTCAAAGTCAATATCCAGACCCGAAATTCAGTTCAATGTAG
- a CDS encoding ribbon-helix-helix domain-containing protein yields MTKRISVSIPDLTHEKLQIWADIEGTSLADLAAYLLRREVEIAEKEGKLKYPDENANKNPQS; encoded by the coding sequence GTGACCAAAAGAATAAGCGTTTCTATTCCCGATTTGACACATGAGAAGTTACAGATATGGGCTGATATTGAAGGCACAAGTCTGGCTGACTTAGCAGCTTATCTGTTGCGTAGAGAGGTTGAAATAGCTGAAAAGGAGGGAAAGCTGAAATACCCAGATGAAAATGCGAATAAAAACCCCCAGTCTTAG
- a CDS encoding YidH family protein, which produces MPNIDRQREHQANERTFLAWLRTSIALIGFGFAIARFGIFLRQLNTAITQTAITQQEVSAHPFFNSENLGLALVLFGIAAIALAAWRYNQVYWQIERGNYQPSRLMVWIMTGVVMVLGILSIPLLLWRNHVSPSSIKNQPQSLHLH; this is translated from the coding sequence ATGCCGAATATCGATCGTCAACGAGAACATCAAGCTAACGAGCGTACATTCCTTGCTTGGTTGCGTACTTCCATAGCATTAATTGGCTTTGGTTTTGCCATTGCTCGTTTTGGTATATTCTTACGTCAACTAAATACTGCTATTACTCAAACTGCTATTACTCAACAGGAAGTTTCTGCTCATCCTTTTTTCAACTCAGAAAATTTGGGTCTGGCTCTGGTACTGTTTGGTATTGCTGCGATCGCTTTGGCAGCATGGCGCTACAACCAAGTTTATTGGCAAATCGAACGGGGAAATTATCAACCTAGCCGTTTGATGGTTTGGATAATGACTGGGGTTGTGATGGTTTTGGGTATTTTGAGCATTCCTTTACTACTTTGGCGAAATCACGTATCTCCATCTAGCATCAAAAATCAACCCCAATCCCTTCACCTACATTAA
- a CDS encoding MFS transporter, with the protein MNNFTLFRSLRNPIFARLYAAQTTSLLGDALTWVGLALVAFELAKEQSAVVLSVALTLRVTAFVLLAPIAGAFADRFDRKKIMVVTHIIRMVIVGLLPFVTQVWQLYILIFTLNVFNAFFTPTYQATIPLVTGQDDYPQAIALSSATYQLLGVLGPGIAGSIAGIIGARQVFFLDALSFLIAGVLIFTLPGQLKVQSNQSLSTRGRTWRDVRNGTTSLFNDAYIRYALFMQLVASIAGAQILVNTVGYVQGTLKFGNMQYGWVMAAFGIGATVAAVIVGTFAQRFTRTSIIVFGAGLITLALLPANYANLPVLMMLWLLAGIGQSCVNLPTQTLIADRIPTDAQGRVYGAHFAWSHLWWVISYPLAGWLGSNFAEVEFFYGALIGFALLVIAQIALSPHSHEHLHYPILHEHKHIHDEHHQHEHDGEILLSEPHTHLHEHTMIVSHSHPHHHDVHHHHIH; encoded by the coding sequence TGGCTTTGGTTGCCTTTGAGTTGGCAAAAGAACAGTCCGCAGTGGTGCTTTCAGTCGCTTTAACCCTCCGTGTGACCGCATTTGTGTTACTTGCACCCATCGCTGGAGCATTTGCCGATCGCTTCGATCGCAAAAAAATCATGGTAGTAACCCACATTATCCGTATGGTGATTGTGGGATTGTTACCTTTTGTGACTCAAGTATGGCAACTTTATATACTCATATTTACGCTAAATGTTTTTAATGCCTTTTTTACACCAACCTATCAAGCCACAATTCCCCTAGTGACTGGACAGGATGATTACCCGCAAGCGATCGCACTTTCTAGCGCGACCTACCAATTACTGGGTGTCCTTGGTCCTGGTATCGCTGGAAGTATTGCAGGGATAATAGGAGCCAGACAGGTTTTCTTTCTGGATGCGTTGAGTTTTCTGATTGCGGGAGTATTAATTTTTACGCTACCTGGTCAGTTAAAAGTCCAGTCGAACCAATCATTAAGTACGCGAGGTCGAACTTGGCGCGATGTTAGAAATGGTACAACTAGCTTATTTAATGATGCTTATATTCGCTATGCCTTATTTATGCAGTTGGTTGCATCAATAGCTGGAGCACAGATTTTAGTTAATACTGTTGGCTACGTTCAAGGGACGCTGAAATTTGGGAATATGCAGTATGGTTGGGTCATGGCTGCCTTTGGCATCGGGGCGACAGTTGCAGCTGTAATTGTTGGTACTTTTGCTCAACGATTCACAAGAACAAGTATTATAGTTTTTGGTGCGGGGCTGATAACCCTGGCTTTATTGCCTGCAAATTATGCAAATTTACCAGTATTGATGATGTTATGGTTATTAGCGGGAATTGGGCAAAGCTGTGTCAACTTACCTACGCAAACATTGATTGCCGACCGTATTCCTACAGATGCCCAAGGACGAGTTTATGGCGCTCATTTTGCTTGGAGTCATTTGTGGTGGGTAATATCTTATCCTTTGGCAGGTTGGTTGGGGAGTAATTTTGCTGAAGTTGAATTTTTCTATGGTGCTTTAATCGGCTTTGCTTTACTAGTTATAGCCCAAATTGCCCTCTCACCACATTCTCACGAACATTTACATTATCCGATTTTGCACGAACACAAGCATATTCACGACGAACACCATCAACACGAACATGATGGAGAGATATTATTGAGTGAACCTCATACTCATCTTCACGAACACACAATGATTGTTTCCCACAGTCATCCTCATCATCATGATGTTCATCATCATCACATTCATTAA
- a CDS encoding heavy metal translocating P-type ATPase, whose amino-acid sequence MANTTLKLRGMSCASCAKSIEEAISSVPGVSEGIVNYGAELATIEYDPRRTNIATIQSVVNEAGYSAFPLSEQNPTIEEDEAEKRRQARETRKLTRKVVVSGILSAIIIIGSIPMMMGFDVPFIPTWLHNPWVQLVLTIPIQFWCGLSFYSNAWKASKRHVATMDTLVVLGTSMAFIYSLFPTFFPNLFISQSLRPEVYYEASAAIITLILLGRLLESRAKKQTGEAIRKLIGLQPKTARLIRKGKEIDIPIEEVQIGDVILVRPGEKIPVDGEVIEGTSTIDESMVTGESASAKKLPGDEVIGATINKTGSFKFQAKRVGKDTVLAQIVQLVQQAQGSRAPIQRLADQVTGFFVPTVIAIALLTFVLWFNVMGNLTLALITMVGVFIIACPCALGLATPTSVMVGTGKGAENGILIKGADSLELAHKIQTIVLDKTGTITQGKPTVTDLVTVNGTANGNEIKLLQLAASVERNSEHPLAEAVVKYAQTQNVETRYIASDFEAVTGSGVQGIVNNHLVQIGTQLWMSELAVKTQDLEKEKERLEYLGKTAIYISVDGKIAGLMGIADAVKPTSIPAIKSLQKLGLEVVMLTGDNRRTAETIANEVGIKRILAEVRPDQKVATVKELQREGKIVAMVGDGINDAPALAQADVGIAIGTGTDVAIAASDITLISGDLQGVVTAIQLSHATIRNIRQNLFFAFIYNIAGIPIAAGILFPFFGWLLNPIIAGAAMAFSSVSVLTNALRLRNFKPKVIA is encoded by the coding sequence ATGGCAAATACCACCCTAAAATTACGCGGGATGAGCTGTGCATCCTGTGCAAAAAGCATTGAAGAAGCTATAAGTTCTGTACCTGGTGTTAGTGAAGGTATCGTTAATTATGGTGCAGAACTCGCAACAATAGAATATGACCCTAGAAGAACCAATATTGCAACTATCCAAAGTGTAGTAAATGAGGCTGGTTATTCTGCCTTCCCCTTGTCAGAACAAAACCCAACCATAGAGGAAGATGAAGCCGAAAAACGTAGACAAGCCAGGGAAACCCGTAAATTAACCCGTAAAGTAGTTGTATCGGGAATTCTCAGCGCTATTATTATCATTGGTTCTATCCCGATGATGATGGGTTTCGATGTACCATTTATCCCTACATGGTTGCATAACCCTTGGGTGCAATTAGTGTTAACGATTCCAATCCAATTTTGGTGTGGTTTATCTTTCTACAGTAATGCATGGAAAGCTTCTAAACGCCATGTGGCAACGATGGATACCTTAGTTGTATTGGGAACTAGTATGGCGTTTATTTATTCGCTATTTCCGACATTTTTCCCCAATTTGTTTATCTCTCAGAGCTTAAGACCAGAGGTATATTATGAAGCCTCTGCCGCAATTATCACCTTAATTTTACTGGGACGATTACTAGAAAGTCGTGCAAAAAAACAAACTGGGGAAGCTATTCGTAAACTCATTGGTTTGCAACCAAAAACCGCGCGTTTAATTCGTAAGGGAAAAGAAATTGATATTCCCATAGAAGAGGTGCAAATTGGGGATGTAATATTAGTTCGTCCTGGGGAGAAAATTCCTGTTGATGGTGAAGTCATAGAAGGTACATCAACTATCGATGAATCTATGGTGACAGGGGAAAGCGCTTCTGCGAAAAAACTACCTGGAGATGAGGTAATTGGGGCGACTATTAACAAAACTGGTAGCTTTAAGTTTCAAGCAAAGCGAGTAGGGAAAGATACAGTTTTGGCTCAAATAGTCCAACTTGTACAACAAGCTCAAGGTAGCAGGGCACCCATCCAAAGATTAGCAGATCAAGTCACCGGATTTTTCGTTCCTACGGTAATAGCGATCGCGCTCCTGACTTTCGTCTTGTGGTTTAATGTTATGGGGAATCTGACCCTGGCTTTGATTACTATGGTAGGAGTATTTATTATTGCTTGTCCTTGTGCATTGGGTTTAGCAACTCCCACATCAGTCATGGTAGGAACGGGTAAGGGTGCGGAAAATGGTATTTTGATTAAAGGTGCTGACAGCTTGGAATTGGCACACAAAATTCAAACTATTGTGCTGGATAAAACCGGAACTATCACCCAAGGTAAACCCACGGTGACGGATCTTGTTACCGTCAACGGAACTGCAAACGGGAATGAAATCAAATTATTACAATTAGCTGCGTCTGTGGAACGAAATTCCGAACATCCTTTAGCAGAAGCAGTTGTCAAATATGCACAAACCCAAAATGTAGAGACGCGATATATCGCGTCTGATTTTGAAGCTGTAACTGGTAGCGGTGTCCAGGGTATTGTTAATAACCATCTGGTACAAATTGGTACGCAACTATGGATGTCGGAATTGGCTGTAAAAACTCAAGACTTGGAAAAAGAAAAAGAACGTTTAGAGTATCTTGGTAAAACTGCCATATACATCTCGGTTGATGGCAAAATTGCCGGATTAATGGGGATTGCGGATGCAGTTAAACCAACATCCATCCCAGCTATCAAATCCTTGCAAAAACTGGGCTTAGAAGTAGTTATGCTGACGGGAGATAATCGTCGGACTGCGGAAACTATAGCCAATGAAGTTGGCATCAAGCGCATTTTAGCAGAAGTTCGTCCCGACCAAAAAGTAGCTACTGTTAAAGAATTGCAAAGAGAAGGGAAAATTGTGGCAATGGTGGGTGATGGTATTAATGATGCCCCCGCACTTGCTCAAGCTGATGTAGGGATTGCCATTGGTACCGGAACAGATGTTGCGATCGCAGCTAGCGATATCACCTTGATTTCTGGTGATTTACAGGGTGTGGTGACGGCAATTCAGCTTAGTCATGCAACAATTCGTAACATTCGGCAAAATCTATTCTTTGCCTTTATTTACAATATTGCCGGAATTCCCATTGCTGCGGGTATTCTTTTTCCATTTTTCGGTTGGTTACTCAACCCAATTATTGCAGGTGCAGCGATGGCATTTAGTTCTGTTTCTGTACTTACAAATGCTCTACGTCTGCGTAATTTTAAACCCAAGGTAATTGCATAA
- a CDS encoding DNA cytosine methyltransferase — protein MSNFNMKSTATKKKIAVSLFSGAGGFDLGCGVSFEIGIAIDNNPIALATYQQNFPNATVLCKDICEVTGKEIRDRIQAKYSDWDGEIDLVFGGPPCQGFSVAGQQNVEDKRNGLVGEFVRLVLELNPLAAIMENVPGIENQKFGCITANLQAVLEEHYFLSKWNLNASNYGVPQARKRVFFVASKFGNIMPPQQLPQHNVRDAITDLFPIPLLPKQNTQVVSPDWEKGKYGKYLEEIFPNPGTITNEITGFTATKHTPEVIEQFINTSPGAREAKSRSKKLEWDGLCVTLRAGSGNRTALRPIHPSEPRVISVREAARLHSYPDWFNFSELILHAHREIGNSVPPLLAYAVGMQIREYLESHVSDTRLCKALPPTIERLFWVCLHRRSKSSWENNLHERFVLLNEMQFLDSFNQISKERYALRKAFGLSPPSISFGRGKLHITEVTKQLPAE, from the coding sequence GTGTCTAATTTCAACATGAAATCAACAGCAACAAAGAAAAAGATAGCTGTGAGCCTGTTTTCTGGAGCGGGTGGGTTTGACTTGGGATGCGGTGTAAGTTTTGAAATAGGTATAGCAATTGATAACAATCCTATTGCCTTGGCTACGTACCAACAGAATTTCCCCAATGCGACGGTATTGTGCAAAGACATATGTGAGGTTACGGGAAAAGAAATACGCGATCGCATTCAGGCAAAGTATTCAGATTGGGATGGGGAGATTGATCTAGTTTTTGGTGGTCCTCCGTGTCAAGGGTTCAGCGTTGCTGGACAGCAAAACGTTGAAGATAAAAGAAATGGGTTGGTGGGGGAGTTTGTCCGGCTGGTTTTGGAACTCAATCCTTTAGCGGCAATCATGGAAAATGTGCCGGGAATTGAGAATCAAAAATTTGGTTGCATTACTGCTAATTTACAAGCGGTGTTAGAAGAACATTATTTTCTATCCAAGTGGAATCTGAATGCATCAAATTATGGGGTTCCCCAAGCTAGAAAAAGGGTGTTTTTTGTGGCATCGAAGTTTGGTAACATTATGCCACCGCAACAGTTACCACAGCATAATGTTAGGGATGCAATAACTGACTTATTCCCAATTCCCCTACTCCCCAAACAAAACACTCAAGTTGTCTCACCCGATTGGGAAAAGGGTAAATATGGCAAGTATCTTGAGGAAATATTTCCTAACCCAGGTACAATAACTAACGAAATCACCGGATTTACCGCGACGAAACATACACCAGAAGTAATCGAGCAATTTATCAATACTTCCCCAGGTGCGAGAGAAGCTAAATCTAGATCAAAAAAACTCGAATGGGATGGTTTATGCGTCACATTACGAGCGGGGAGTGGTAATCGCACTGCATTACGCCCAATTCATCCTTCTGAACCACGGGTTATTTCGGTGAGGGAAGCTGCTCGTTTGCACAGTTACCCTGATTGGTTTAATTTCAGCGAGCTAATACTTCATGCTCATCGGGAAATAGGTAATTCTGTGCCTCCATTGCTGGCGTATGCTGTAGGGATGCAAATTAGGGAGTATTTGGAATCTCATGTCAGTGATACTCGATTATGCAAAGCACTGCCACCTACGATAGAACGACTCTTTTGGGTATGTTTACACCGTCGCTCAAAAAGTAGTTGGGAGAATAATCTTCATGAGCGATTTGTTTTGCTCAATGAAATGCAATTTTTAGACAGCTTTAATCAAATCAGCAAAGAGCGATACGCTCTGCGTAAAGCCTTTGGCTTATCACCTCCATCCATATCCTTCGGTAGAGGCAAGCTACACATAACAGAAGTCACAAAACAATTACCAGCAGAATAA
- a CDS encoding ribbon-helix-helix domain-containing protein, with protein sequence MNYNQFLYFDVPTKKPRTTIYLEPELMEALEERAKQEKRTVSNMCNLLLEQAMSEWLKQKEK encoded by the coding sequence ATGAACTATAACCAGTTTTTATATTTTGACGTGCCTACAAAAAAACCTAGAACAACCATTTATCTTGAACCGGAACTGATGGAAGCCCTTGAGGAAAGAGCCAAGCAGGAAAAGCGCACAGTCAGCAATATGTGCAATTTATTGCTTGAGCAAGCAATGAGTGAATGGTTAAAGCAGAAGGAAAAATAA
- a CDS encoding heavy metal-responsive transcriptional regulator, with amino-acid sequence MLLKEQGKQIGVVAKESGVPIKTIRYYEELGLLHSSGRTEGGFRLFTSDVLSRLHFIKRAQSLGLSLSEIKEFLQVHDQGKLPCDRIKARLQDKVAVIEKQIREMTIFKQELEGLISGWELVSDNSENVICPIIEKA; translated from the coding sequence ATGTTGCTCAAAGAACAAGGAAAACAAATTGGTGTTGTTGCCAAAGAAAGCGGTGTACCGATTAAAACTATTCGCTACTATGAGGAATTAGGTTTACTTCACTCATCAGGTAGAACCGAAGGTGGATTTAGATTATTTACCTCGGATGTTTTGTCTCGCTTACACTTTATCAAACGTGCCCAAAGTCTGGGATTAAGCTTATCAGAAATTAAGGAATTTTTACAAGTTCACGACCAAGGAAAACTACCTTGCGATCGCATAAAAGCTAGATTGCAAGATAAGGTAGCAGTTATTGAAAAACAAATCCGAGAAATGACGATTTTTAAGCAAGAGCTAGAAGGGCTAATATCAGGTTGGGAACTTGTGTCTGATAATTCCGAAAATGTAATTTGTCCTATTATTGAAAAAGCCTAA
- a CDS encoding heavy-metal-associated domain-containing protein has protein sequence MTLQLKVSNMVCSACGETITEAIKAIDPLAVVETDAKTKLVSIETQVAEIAIREAITTAGYSVG, from the coding sequence ATGACACTCCAATTAAAAGTTTCCAATATGGTTTGTTCTGCTTGTGGTGAAACCATTACAGAAGCGATAAAAGCTATTGATCCTCTTGCTGTAGTTGAAACCGATGCAAAAACCAAGTTAGTCAGCATTGAAACCCAAGTAGCAGAAATAGCAATTAGAGAAGCAATTACAACTGCTGGTTATTCAGTTGGGTGA